Proteins found in one Paralichthys olivaceus isolate ysfri-2021 chromosome 19, ASM2471397v2, whole genome shotgun sequence genomic segment:
- the LOC109643499 gene encoding cysteine-rich protein 2-like, whose product MASKCPKCDKTVYFAEKVTSLGKDWHKFCLKCERCNKTLNPGGHAEHDGKPYCHKPCYAALFGPKGVNIGGAGSYVYDAPVNEAPGAVSMETNAKPQEEKKAPARGPVKAASFSSFSGGPDICPRCNKTVYFAEKVSSLGKNWHRPCLRCERCSKTLSPGSHAEHDGQPYCHKPCYAVLFGPKGVNTGGVGSYIYDEPEAEAQP is encoded by the exons CGGAAAAGGTGACGTCTCTGGGGAAAGACTGGCACAAGTTCTGCCTGAAATGTGAACGCTGCAACAAGACGTTGAATCCAGGAGGCCACGCTGAG CATGACGGGAAGCCTTATTGCCACAAGCCCTGCTATGCCGCCCTCTTTGGGCCAAAAG GCGTGAACATCGGCGGAGCTGGTTCCTACGTGTACGACGCTCCTGTCAATGAAGCCCCTGGtgctgtttccatggaaactaATGCTAAACcgcaggaggagaaaaaagccCCGGCACGGGGCCCAGTGAAGG CTGCGAGCTTCTCGTCTTTCTCTGGAGGACCCGACATCTGCCCCAGGTGTAACAAGACGGTATATTTCG CCGAGAAGGTGTCGTCTCTCGGGAAGAACTGGCACCGGCCCTGTCTGCGCTGTGAGAGATGCAGTAAGACTCTGTCTCCCGGCAGCCACGCAGAG CACGATGGACAGCCTTACTGCCACAAACCGTGCTACGCTGTGCTGTTTGGACCCAAAG gagtAAACACTGGCGGTGTTGGCAGCTACATCTATGACGAGCCCGAAGCTGAAGCTCAGCCTTGA